A genomic window from Silene latifolia isolate original U9 population chromosome Y, ASM4854445v1, whole genome shotgun sequence includes:
- the LOC141631295 gene encoding uncharacterized protein LOC141631295 translates to MAHGGGRRRGGYSEGGSSSREQEEDVDRSTTEVSEEEEEEVTIPRSTDGRMILDPNGLWFRSQIVVRGVTNSTQENMTHGVTCWSNANDEDKEMWFNNFRRVFYWPADLERLVWQRYNDIGKKRLRDNMYKVSKRKKAPSFMKGSSYEEYTKYRNSPEFKEASARNKINRKGGDKDAEVEPTHYGGSQSFHDCVVLDVRYLS, encoded by the exons ATGGCTCATGGAGGAGGTAGGCGGCGCGGAGGCTATAGTGAGGGAGGTAGTAGCTCCCGAGAGCAGGAGGAGGACGTTGACCGTTCTACTACGGAggtgagtgaggaggaggaggaggaggttacTATACCCCGATCAACTGACGGCAGGATGATCCTTGATCCGAATGGTCTttg gtttagaagtcaaatagttgttcgtggtgtgactaatagcacccaagagaacatgacacacggcgttacttgttggagtaacgctaatgatgaagataaggagatgtggttcaacaacttccgg CGTGTGTTCTATTGGCCAGCCGACCTTGAGCGCCTAGTTTGGCAAAGGTATAatgacattggcaagaagaggctaagggacaacatgtataaggtgtctaaaaggaagaaggcgccatctttcatgaaag gttcgtcatatgaggaatataccaagtaccggaacagtcctgagttcaaggaagcatcggcccggaacaagatcaacaggaaaggaggagataaggacgcggaagttgagcctactcattatggagggtctcaatcttttcatgattgtgtggtgttagatgtaagatatttgtcttag